A window of the Myxococcus fulvus genome harbors these coding sequences:
- the gmd gene encoding GDP-mannose 4,6-dehydratase, with protein MATKRALITGITGQDGSYLAELLLSKGYEVHGMVRRSSEEKFERIQHLHGKIQLHQGDLLDQFSLAALLNLVKPDEVYNLAAQSFVPTSWNQPVLTGEFTALGVTKMLEAIRHTRPQVRFYQASSSEMFGKVLEVPQTEDTPFYPRSPYGVAKAYGHHITVNYRESFGLFAVSGILFNHESPRRGLEFVTRKVTYNVARIKHGLQEKLPMGNLDAKRDWGFAGDYVEAMWLMLQQEKPSDYVVATNETHTVKELVEIAFQRVGLDWEKYVFTDPAFVRPAEVDLLIGDPAKAKKELGWEPKVRFKQLVEMMVDADLERVKAGQR; from the coding sequence ATGGCGACCAAGCGCGCACTCATTACCGGCATCACGGGGCAGGACGGCAGCTATCTGGCGGAGCTGCTCCTTTCGAAGGGCTACGAGGTGCACGGAATGGTGCGCCGCTCTTCCGAGGAGAAGTTCGAGCGCATCCAGCACCTGCACGGGAAGATTCAGCTCCATCAAGGTGACTTGCTGGACCAGTTCTCGCTCGCGGCGCTGCTCAACCTGGTCAAGCCGGACGAGGTCTACAACCTGGCGGCGCAGTCGTTCGTGCCCACCAGCTGGAACCAGCCGGTGCTCACCGGTGAGTTCACCGCGCTGGGCGTGACGAAGATGCTGGAGGCCATCCGCCACACGCGTCCGCAGGTGCGCTTCTACCAGGCGTCCTCGAGCGAGATGTTCGGCAAGGTGCTGGAAGTGCCGCAGACGGAGGACACGCCCTTCTACCCGCGCAGCCCGTACGGCGTGGCCAAGGCGTACGGCCACCACATCACGGTGAACTACCGCGAGTCGTTCGGCCTGTTCGCGGTCAGCGGCATCCTCTTCAACCACGAGTCGCCGCGCCGGGGCCTGGAGTTCGTCACGCGCAAGGTCACCTACAACGTGGCGCGCATCAAGCACGGTCTCCAGGAGAAGCTGCCCATGGGCAACCTGGACGCCAAGCGCGACTGGGGCTTCGCGGGTGACTACGTGGAGGCCATGTGGCTGATGCTCCAGCAGGAGAAGCCGAGCGACTACGTGGTCGCCACCAACGAGACGCACACGGTGAAGGAGCTGGTGGAGATTGCCTTCCAGCGCGTGGGCCTCGACTGGGAGAAGTACGTCTTCACCGACCCGGCCTTCGTGCGCCCCGCCGAGGTGGACCTGCTCATCGGTGACCCGGCCAAGGCCAAGAAGGAGCTGGGCTGGGAGCCCAAGGTGCGCTTCAAGCAGCTGGTGGAGATGATGGTGGACGCGGACCTGGAGCGCGTGAAGGCGGGGCAGCGGTAG
- a CDS encoding GDP-mannose 4,6-dehydratase — protein sequence MRILVTGADGFVGRHLCALLRACGDEVVEAHGPRGEGVSSSALHFDVANEAAVKAAVAEARPEGVIHLAGFSSVAKSHHNPSRVFAVNTMGVVNLLTALRENAPKTRVVLVGSGEVYGPVPEGTRAPESTPAVPLSPYAASKSAAELAGVQFHRSYGLEVMMARPFNHLGAGQDPTFVVPSFASQIRAIGLGTVDPVLRTGNLDAVRDFSHVRDVVEAYRLLLDKGEPGQAYNICSGEGRTIRSLLEEMLLLAGVDARIELDPARLRPSDIPSLVGSPDKLRALGWTPKLTVTDALRDVLGPKVPGAQRA from the coding sequence ATGCGCATTCTCGTCACGGGAGCGGATGGGTTCGTCGGCAGGCATCTGTGCGCGCTGTTGCGCGCCTGCGGCGATGAGGTGGTGGAGGCCCACGGGCCCCGCGGCGAGGGTGTGAGCAGCAGCGCCCTGCATTTCGACGTGGCCAACGAGGCCGCCGTGAAGGCGGCCGTCGCCGAGGCCCGGCCAGAGGGCGTCATCCACCTGGCCGGCTTCAGCTCGGTCGCCAAGAGCCACCACAACCCCTCGCGCGTGTTCGCGGTGAACACCATGGGGGTGGTCAATCTCCTGACGGCGCTGCGCGAGAACGCGCCGAAGACGCGCGTGGTGCTCGTGGGCTCCGGAGAGGTGTACGGCCCGGTGCCGGAGGGCACGCGCGCGCCCGAGAGCACGCCCGCGGTGCCGCTGAGCCCCTACGCGGCCTCCAAGTCCGCGGCGGAGCTGGCCGGCGTGCAGTTCCACCGCAGCTACGGGCTGGAGGTGATGATGGCCCGGCCCTTCAACCACCTGGGCGCGGGGCAGGACCCGACCTTCGTGGTGCCCTCGTTCGCCTCGCAGATTCGCGCCATCGGACTGGGGACGGTGGACCCGGTGCTGCGCACGGGCAACCTGGACGCGGTGCGGGACTTCTCGCACGTGCGCGACGTGGTGGAGGCCTACCGGCTGCTGCTCGACAAGGGCGAGCCCGGGCAGGCGTACAACATCTGCTCCGGCGAGGGCCGCACCATCCGCAGCCTGCTGGAGGAGATGCTCCTGCTGGCCGGCGTGGACGCGCGCATCGAGTTGGACCCGGCGCGCCTGCGCCCCTCCGACATCCCCAGCCTCGTCGGCTCGCCCGACAAGCTGCGCGCGCTGGGCTGGACGCCCAAGCTGACCGTGACGGACGCGCTGCGCGACGTGCTCGGCCCCAAGGTGCCCGGCGCCCAGCGCGCCTGA
- a CDS encoding NADAR family protein, whose amino-acid sequence MAGTRRQDRFTFFWTQESPFSQWHPCEFVVEGVRYNCMEQYMMAGKARLFADEEMLARIMASASPKSQKALGRKVRGFVDETWVKERERIIYEGNRAKFTQNAALLEVLLASQGTELVEASPMDRIWGVGLGMDDARILDPSKWRGLNLLGKVLTRLRDDLIAQGVVAR is encoded by the coding sequence ATGGCAGGCACGCGGCGGCAGGACAGGTTCACCTTCTTCTGGACCCAGGAGTCCCCGTTCTCGCAGTGGCATCCCTGTGAGTTCGTGGTGGAGGGGGTCCGCTACAACTGCATGGAGCAGTACATGATGGCGGGCAAGGCGCGCCTCTTCGCGGATGAAGAGATGCTCGCGCGCATCATGGCGTCCGCGTCCCCCAAGTCGCAGAAGGCGCTGGGCCGCAAGGTGCGTGGCTTCGTGGATGAGACGTGGGTGAAGGAGCGCGAGCGCATCATCTACGAGGGCAACCGCGCGAAGTTCACGCAGAACGCCGCGCTGCTGGAGGTGCTGCTCGCGAGCCAGGGCACGGAGCTGGTGGAGGCCAGTCCCATGGACCGCATCTGGGGCGTGGGGCTGGGCATGGATGACGCGCGCATCCTGGACCCGTCCAAGTGGCGTGGGCTGAATCTGCTGGGCAAGGTGCTGACGCGTCTGAGGGATGACCTCATCGCGCAGGGCGTGGTGGCTCGCTAG
- a CDS encoding glycosyltransferase family 4 protein, whose product MRRLVSIGSIAFDATLWDEPTTGIGLYTRCLAGALEARGVSLEKLGARDSGDHPRGNGGRTAWTLARLPKLLERSRPALYHALGNFNLPLTRVPGTAYVLTVLDLIPLIMPDTVSAKFRWQFRLWLSRSLLLADQVLCISARTRDDLLERFPEVASRAVVVPIGVDHVNAPVLDATSADYLRSLALPKDYVLYAGSLDVRKNVDLVLDAMERLRAQGRPASLVLAGQSWFGSGRVESRIARLRAEGHDIRPLGYQAEPVFYELMRRAALFVFPSRYEGFGLPPLEAMRLGTPAIVSTAGSLPEVCGDAALAVRPDDAEGLAESIHRLLRSPEERRAFAERGRARAAEFTWKRTAEGTLAAYEAALRR is encoded by the coding sequence ATGAGGCGCCTCGTGTCCATCGGCTCCATCGCTTTCGACGCCACGCTCTGGGATGAGCCCACCACCGGCATCGGCCTGTACACCCGCTGTCTCGCTGGCGCGCTCGAGGCCCGAGGCGTCTCGCTGGAGAAGCTGGGCGCGCGCGACTCCGGCGACCATCCGAGGGGCAACGGCGGCCGCACCGCCTGGACGCTCGCCCGGCTGCCCAAGCTGCTCGAGCGCTCGCGGCCCGCGCTCTACCACGCGCTGGGCAACTTCAACCTGCCCCTGACGCGCGTGCCCGGCACCGCCTACGTGCTCACGGTGCTGGACCTGATTCCGCTCATCATGCCGGACACCGTGTCCGCGAAGTTCCGGTGGCAGTTCCGGCTGTGGTTGTCGCGCAGCCTGCTGCTCGCGGACCAGGTGCTGTGCATCAGCGCGCGCACGCGCGATGACCTGCTGGAGCGCTTCCCCGAGGTCGCCTCGCGCGCGGTGGTGGTCCCCATCGGCGTGGACCATGTGAACGCGCCCGTGCTGGACGCGACGAGCGCGGACTACCTGCGCTCGCTCGCGCTGCCCAAGGACTACGTGCTCTACGCGGGCTCGCTCGATGTCCGCAAGAACGTGGACCTGGTGCTGGATGCGATGGAGCGGCTGCGCGCGCAGGGGCGGCCCGCGTCGCTCGTGCTCGCGGGGCAGAGCTGGTTCGGCTCGGGCCGCGTGGAGTCCCGCATCGCGCGGCTGCGCGCGGAAGGCCATGACATCCGGCCGCTCGGCTACCAGGCCGAGCCCGTGTTCTACGAGCTGATGCGCCGCGCGGCGCTGTTCGTCTTCCCCTCGCGCTACGAGGGCTTCGGCCTGCCTCCGTTGGAGGCGATGCGGCTGGGCACCCCCGCCATCGTCTCGACGGCGGGCTCGCTGCCGGAGGTCTGTGGCGACGCGGCGCTGGCGGTGCGCCCGGACGACGCGGAGGGGCTCGCCGAGTCCATCCACCGGCTCCTGCGCTCCCCCGAGGAGCGGCGGGCCTTCGCGGAGCGGGGCCGCGCGCGGGCCGCGGAGTTCACCTGGAAACGGACGGCCGAGGGAACGCTGGCGGCCTACGAGGCCGCGCTCCGACGCTGA
- a CDS encoding glycosyltransferase produces the protein MAIHQLIASFVPGDATGQAALHLQLLLRRLGVWGGLYADEVGAGLEGLASPASELKPAPDDLVLYHHGIASPLSSRLMHLPCRRGLVFHNISPARFYTGLSLENALLAGRAQLAAMAPFVDVAIGVSDYNAAELRVAGYRNVHTVPLLIEPERFGPDRADAKLLSRLAGPGPVLLGVSRVMPHKRFEDLIALHREVLRLRPQARLLMVGGYEPGSRYFRSLEKQAKGLSGVSFLGRLSHAELVAAYRSASVFVSMSEHEGFGVPLIEAMASDVPVLAYGAAAVPETLGGAGIAFDQKRFAFLAELAVDLSEDLSLREPVIAGQRRRLEHFSAPSVQRALSRALEPYLPPPRVRRAAPKRPRVAVVVQRYGEVTGGAEMLAAQVAERLTQHWDLTVLTTCAKNHLSWENHFPAGPDRVRGVDVLRFPVTRVRNIRGFNGLSRKLFDKSNERLREEQWVAEQGPLAPGLLHHLASTRDAYDGYLFFTYLYAPTVWGMPLVADRSLLVPTTHDEAPIRFDAYRDVFELPRALLCLTPEELTIIEKYFPRHARTRVVGVGVERPSADGARFRQKHGVHRDYLLYVGRQEPGKGVPELLDFHQALKHRYADAPDLVLAGDAHMSLEGDGVRYLGRIPEQDKHDALAGALAVVVPSRYESLSLLTLEAFAQGTPVLVNGRSDVLVGQVERSGAGRAYMDLASFIQGLREVGEARKALGAKGLAYVKKQGWPQVVATYRDELQRILEEKHR, from the coding sequence ATGGCGATCCACCAGTTGATAGCGAGCTTCGTGCCCGGCGACGCCACCGGGCAGGCCGCGCTGCACCTCCAGCTCCTCCTGCGCCGGCTGGGCGTGTGGGGCGGCCTTTACGCCGACGAGGTGGGCGCGGGACTGGAAGGACTGGCGAGCCCCGCGTCCGAGCTGAAGCCGGCGCCGGATGACCTGGTGCTGTACCACCACGGCATCGCCTCGCCGCTGAGCAGTCGCCTGATGCACCTGCCCTGTCGGCGCGGGCTCGTCTTCCACAACATCAGCCCCGCGCGCTTCTACACGGGCCTGTCGCTGGAGAACGCGCTGCTGGCCGGACGCGCGCAGCTGGCCGCCATGGCGCCCTTCGTGGACGTGGCCATCGGCGTGTCGGACTACAACGCCGCGGAGCTGCGCGTCGCGGGCTATCGCAACGTCCACACGGTGCCGCTGCTCATCGAGCCCGAGCGCTTCGGTCCCGACCGCGCCGACGCGAAGCTCTTGAGCAGGCTCGCGGGCCCGGGGCCGGTGCTGCTCGGTGTCAGCCGGGTGATGCCGCACAAGCGCTTCGAGGACCTCATCGCCCTGCATCGCGAGGTGCTGCGGCTGCGGCCCCAGGCGCGGCTGCTGATGGTCGGCGGCTATGAGCCGGGCAGCCGCTACTTCCGCTCGCTCGAGAAGCAGGCCAAGGGCTTGAGCGGCGTGAGCTTCCTGGGGCGACTGAGCCACGCGGAGCTGGTGGCCGCGTACCGCTCCGCGTCCGTGTTCGTGTCGATGAGCGAGCACGAAGGCTTCGGGGTTCCGCTCATCGAGGCCATGGCGTCGGACGTGCCGGTGCTGGCGTACGGCGCCGCCGCGGTGCCGGAGACGCTGGGTGGCGCGGGCATCGCGTTCGACCAGAAGCGCTTCGCCTTCCTCGCGGAGCTGGCGGTGGACCTGAGCGAGGATTTGTCCTTGCGCGAGCCCGTCATCGCGGGGCAGCGGCGCAGGCTGGAGCACTTCTCCGCGCCCTCGGTGCAGCGTGCGTTGTCCCGAGCGCTGGAGCCCTACCTGCCACCGCCGCGAGTCCGACGGGCGGCGCCGAAGCGTCCCCGGGTGGCGGTGGTGGTGCAGCGGTATGGCGAGGTGACAGGCGGCGCGGAGATGCTGGCCGCGCAGGTGGCCGAGCGGCTCACGCAGCACTGGGACCTCACGGTGCTGACCACGTGCGCCAAGAACCACCTGTCCTGGGAGAATCACTTCCCGGCGGGGCCGGACCGGGTGCGCGGCGTGGACGTGCTGCGCTTCCCCGTCACGCGCGTGCGCAACATCCGGGGCTTCAACGGGCTGTCGCGCAAGCTCTTCGACAAGAGCAACGAGCGGCTGCGCGAGGAGCAGTGGGTGGCCGAGCAGGGCCCTCTGGCACCGGGGCTGCTCCACCACCTCGCCTCCACGCGCGACGCGTATGACGGCTATCTGTTCTTCACGTACCTCTATGCGCCCACGGTGTGGGGCATGCCTTTGGTGGCGGACCGCTCGCTGCTCGTGCCCACCACGCATGACGAGGCGCCCATCCGCTTCGATGCGTATCGCGACGTCTTCGAGCTTCCGCGCGCGCTGCTCTGCCTGACGCCGGAGGAGCTGACCATCATCGAGAAGTACTTCCCGCGCCACGCGAGGACGCGCGTGGTGGGCGTGGGCGTGGAGCGGCCCTCGGCGGACGGGGCGCGCTTCCGACAGAAGCACGGCGTGCACCGCGACTACCTGCTGTACGTGGGGCGACAGGAGCCGGGCAAGGGTGTCCCCGAGCTGCTCGACTTCCATCAAGCGCTGAAGCACCGGTACGCGGACGCGCCGGACCTGGTGCTCGCGGGGGATGCGCACATGTCCCTGGAGGGTGATGGCGTGCGCTATCTGGGACGCATCCCCGAGCAGGACAAGCACGACGCGCTGGCCGGAGCGCTGGCGGTGGTGGTGCCGTCGCGCTACGAGAGCCTGTCGCTCCTGACGCTGGAGGCGTTCGCGCAAGGCACGCCGGTGTTGGTGAACGGGCGCTCGGACGTGCTGGTGGGACAGGTGGAGCGCAGTGGCGCGGGGCGCGCCTATATGGACCTGGCGTCGTTCATCCAGGGGCTGCGCGAGGTGGGCGAGGCGCGCAAGGCGCTGGGGGCGAAGGGGCTGGCGTACGTGAAGAAGCAGGGCTGGCCGCAGGTGGTGGCCACCTACCGGGACGAGCTGCAACGCATCCTCGAGGAGAAGCACCGATGA
- a CDS encoding glycosyltransferase, giving the protein MGAPSISVVIPAYNEGQRLPRFVASLTHVALQQPTPRVEFLVVDDGSAPEHSTLQRASVEQAQAQLSAAGSHHRFTYVAAPRNGGKGSAIRLGWRHASTDSTWLAFLDADGAISADELFRLARLTDAPEAQAVEVLAGSRILMAGRRVVRNLGRHLQGRIFATLTDMNFGLHFYDTQCGVKLIRASVLHPLLDVLREERWLLDVELLALLKRQGARCLEVPIDWEDFGGSKVIPGLDAARMFWGLFKLRRRLDHLTLPTPDPRAPLPAHLPHTDTR; this is encoded by the coding sequence GTGGGAGCTCCGTCCATCAGCGTCGTCATCCCCGCGTACAACGAGGGGCAGCGCTTGCCTCGCTTCGTGGCGTCGCTCACCCACGTCGCGCTCCAGCAGCCGACGCCACGGGTAGAGTTCCTCGTCGTCGATGACGGCAGCGCCCCCGAGCACTCCACCCTCCAGCGCGCCAGTGTCGAGCAAGCCCAGGCCCAGCTCTCCGCCGCGGGCTCGCACCACCGCTTCACCTACGTCGCCGCGCCTCGCAATGGCGGTAAGGGCTCCGCCATCCGGCTCGGCTGGCGCCATGCCTCCACCGACTCCACCTGGCTCGCGTTCCTCGACGCGGACGGCGCCATCAGCGCCGACGAGCTCTTCCGACTGGCCCGTCTGACTGACGCCCCCGAGGCCCAGGCCGTGGAGGTCCTCGCCGGCTCGCGCATCCTCATGGCCGGCCGCCGCGTGGTGCGAAACCTCGGCCGTCACCTGCAGGGCCGCATCTTCGCCACGCTGACGGACATGAACTTCGGCCTGCACTTCTACGACACGCAATGTGGCGTGAAGCTCATCCGCGCCTCCGTGCTGCACCCGCTCCTCGACGTGCTGCGCGAGGAGCGCTGGCTGCTCGACGTGGAGCTGCTCGCCCTCCTCAAGCGCCAGGGCGCCCGCTGCCTGGAGGTCCCCATCGACTGGGAGGACTTCGGCGGCTCCAAGGTCATCCCCGGACTCGACGCGGCCCGCATGTTCTGGGGGCTGTTCAAGCTCCGCCGCCGCCTGGACCACCTCACCCTCCCCACTCCGGACCCGCGAGCGCCGCTCCCCGCGCACCTGCCCCACACCGATACCCGGTGA
- a CDS encoding FAD-dependent oxidoreductase, with protein MRALTDLPNDPGPSLQLGLPGFTFEDLYRPRGLRRLAQSFDARLAEDEPELFQAFDAYRKSQGKSLTGPAESDLLVRVARHMSRFVARLFRVESELDKLMGHLKGELPLFDFKREFITRRVFKKGAPDRPTLAEFPSLDGRMRLMLQLGFPEALSTGDFERGLAESVLSLMDFERLFSGNLPADQQEKAPALRERWAALRGALVATPEGREAFGSSLVTQGDDAAELQAVRALLSLADRWTYARALHPETKDQFHTWPTHRVPKPLVFDQLVHLQRPDAELPEATEGLEHHLRHRDGFKLTDRRGTQRDVMNEVDYCVLCHERQKDSCSTGFPAKDKVAEGHSYKKNPLGIPLTGCPLDERISEAHLLKREGNSLAALAMVTLDNPMCPGTGHRICNDCMKACIFQKQEPVNIPLAETAALTDVLDLPWGFEIYGLLTRWNPLNVRRPYALPYVGRNVMVVGLGPAGYTLSHYLLNEGFGVTGVDGLKIEPFSDELVGRNGHALTPIRDWRSLTRELDERVLEGFGGVSEYGITVRWDKNFLTLIHLTLARREGFRIHGGVRFGGTLTIEDAWQLGFDHVAIAAGAGRPTIIGMKNNLIRGIRKASDFLMALQLTGAFKKDSLANLQVQLPAIVIGGGLTGVDTATELMAYYPVQVEKALLRHEKLTAELGEEAVIARLDAEERATYQTFLEHGRAVRAERERAKAEGGTPDFIKLVRAWGGVSLAYRRSLTESPAYRLNHEEVTKALEEGIRFIERMSPVEAIPDTTGAVRALRFERMVTVDGKLKGSGQFFELPARTVCVAAGTSPNVTYEREYPGTFQLDEGGDYFQGHALVETADGFALERVEASEDLDSQVGFFTSYAKDGHFISFYGDNHPTYAGNVVKAMASAKDGYGEVARLYAKEVAALDFDDEVAQARREEQRAAHFAKLDAAFNATIVAVKRLTPTIVEVVVKAPFAASHFQPGQFYRLQNFERNAPVVDGMRLTMEGLALTGAWVDKEKGLMGTIVLEMGSSSRLCSALTPGESVVLMGPTGAPTEIGHNETVVLVGGGLGNAVLFSIARSLKAAGCRVVYFAGYRLKSDSFKQDEIEAGTDQIVWSVDTGETIEPRRPQDSAFRGNVVQAMLAYAEGKLAAPSLIPLSEVDRIIAIGSDRMMRAVAEARHGVLQPHLKPDHEAIGSINSPMQCMMKEICAQCLQRHVDPRTGKETWVFSCYNQDQRLDQVDFVNLNQRLRGNTVMEKIADLYLAQLLKKAPHLKRV; from the coding sequence ATGCGCGCCCTGACCGACCTGCCCAATGACCCTGGCCCCTCCCTCCAACTGGGCCTGCCGGGCTTCACCTTCGAGGACCTCTACCGCCCGCGCGGCCTGCGCCGGCTGGCCCAGAGCTTCGACGCACGGCTCGCCGAGGACGAGCCGGAGCTGTTCCAGGCGTTCGACGCCTATCGCAAGTCCCAGGGCAAGAGCCTCACCGGCCCCGCCGAGTCCGACCTGCTGGTGCGCGTGGCCCGCCACATGTCGCGCTTCGTCGCCCGGCTCTTCCGCGTCGAGTCCGAGCTCGACAAGCTGATGGGCCACCTGAAGGGGGAGCTGCCCCTCTTCGACTTCAAGCGCGAGTTCATCACCCGCCGCGTCTTCAAGAAGGGCGCCCCGGACCGCCCCACCCTGGCCGAGTTCCCCTCGCTGGATGGCCGCATGCGGCTGATGCTCCAGTTGGGCTTCCCGGAGGCGCTCTCCACCGGCGACTTCGAGCGCGGGCTCGCCGAGTCCGTCCTCAGCCTGATGGACTTCGAGCGCCTGTTCTCCGGCAACCTCCCCGCCGACCAGCAGGAGAAGGCCCCTGCCCTGCGCGAGCGCTGGGCGGCCCTGCGCGGTGCGCTCGTGGCGACCCCGGAGGGCCGCGAGGCGTTCGGCTCCAGCCTGGTCACCCAGGGCGATGACGCCGCGGAGCTGCAGGCCGTGCGCGCCCTGCTGTCGCTGGCGGACCGCTGGACGTACGCGCGCGCGCTGCACCCGGAGACCAAGGACCAGTTCCACACGTGGCCCACCCACCGCGTGCCCAAGCCGCTGGTGTTCGACCAGCTGGTGCACCTCCAGCGTCCGGACGCCGAGCTGCCCGAGGCCACGGAAGGGCTGGAGCACCACCTGCGTCACCGCGACGGCTTCAAGCTCACCGACCGCCGGGGCACCCAGCGCGACGTGATGAACGAGGTGGACTACTGCGTGCTCTGTCACGAGCGCCAGAAGGACTCCTGCTCCACGGGCTTCCCCGCCAAGGACAAGGTCGCCGAGGGCCACAGCTACAAGAAGAACCCCCTGGGCATCCCCCTCACGGGCTGTCCCCTGGACGAGCGCATCTCCGAGGCCCACCTGCTCAAGCGCGAGGGCAACTCGCTGGCGGCGCTCGCCATGGTGACGCTGGACAACCCGATGTGTCCGGGCACCGGCCACCGCATCTGCAACGACTGCATGAAGGCCTGCATCTTCCAGAAGCAGGAGCCGGTGAACATCCCCCTGGCGGAGACGGCCGCGCTGACGGACGTGCTGGACCTGCCCTGGGGCTTCGAGATCTACGGCCTGCTCACGCGCTGGAACCCGCTCAACGTGCGCCGGCCGTACGCGCTGCCCTACGTGGGCCGCAACGTCATGGTCGTGGGCCTGGGCCCCGCCGGCTACACGCTGTCCCACTACCTGCTCAACGAGGGCTTCGGCGTCACGGGCGTGGACGGCCTCAAGATTGAACCGTTCTCCGACGAGCTGGTGGGCCGCAACGGCCACGCGCTCACGCCCATCCGCGACTGGCGCTCGCTGACGCGCGAGCTGGACGAGCGCGTGCTCGAGGGCTTCGGCGGCGTGTCCGAGTACGGAATCACCGTGCGCTGGGACAAGAACTTCCTCACGCTCATCCACCTGACGCTGGCCCGGCGCGAGGGCTTCCGCATCCACGGCGGCGTGCGCTTCGGTGGCACGCTCACCATCGAGGACGCGTGGCAGCTGGGCTTCGACCACGTCGCCATCGCCGCCGGCGCCGGTCGCCCCACCATCATCGGGATGAAGAACAACCTCATCCGGGGCATCCGCAAGGCGAGCGACTTCCTCATGGCGCTGCAGCTCACCGGCGCCTTCAAGAAGGACTCGCTGGCCAACCTCCAGGTGCAGCTGCCCGCCATCGTCATCGGCGGCGGCCTCACCGGCGTCGACACCGCCACGGAGCTGATGGCGTACTACCCGGTGCAGGTGGAGAAGGCGCTCCTGCGCCACGAGAAGCTCACCGCGGAGCTGGGCGAGGAGGCCGTCATCGCGCGGCTGGACGCCGAGGAGCGCGCCACCTACCAGACGTTCCTGGAGCACGGCCGCGCGGTGCGCGCCGAGCGTGAGCGCGCGAAGGCCGAGGGCGGCACGCCCGACTTCATCAAGCTGGTGCGCGCCTGGGGCGGCGTCAGCCTGGCCTACCGCCGCAGCCTCACCGAGTCCCCCGCCTACCGCCTCAACCACGAGGAGGTGACGAAGGCGCTGGAGGAGGGCATCCGCTTCATCGAGCGGATGAGCCCCGTGGAGGCCATTCCGGACACGACGGGCGCGGTGCGCGCGCTGCGCTTCGAGCGCATGGTGACCGTCGACGGCAAGCTCAAGGGCAGCGGCCAGTTCTTCGAGCTGCCCGCGCGCACGGTGTGCGTGGCCGCCGGCACCTCGCCCAACGTCACGTACGAGCGCGAGTACCCGGGCACCTTCCAGCTCGACGAGGGCGGCGACTACTTCCAGGGCCACGCCCTGGTGGAGACGGCGGACGGCTTCGCGCTCGAGCGCGTGGAGGCCAGCGAGGACCTGGACTCCCAGGTGGGCTTCTTCACGTCGTACGCGAAGGACGGCCACTTCATCTCCTTCTACGGCGACAACCACCCCACCTACGCGGGCAACGTGGTGAAGGCCATGGCCAGCGCGAAGGACGGCTACGGTGAGGTGGCCCGCCTGTACGCGAAGGAGGTGGCCGCGCTCGACTTCGACGACGAGGTGGCGCAGGCCCGCCGCGAAGAGCAGCGCGCCGCGCACTTCGCGAAGCTGGACGCCGCCTTCAACGCCACCATCGTCGCCGTCAAGCGCCTCACGCCGACCATCGTGGAGGTGGTGGTGAAGGCGCCCTTCGCGGCCAGCCACTTCCAGCCCGGCCAGTTCTACCGGCTCCAGAACTTCGAGCGGAACGCGCCCGTGGTGGACGGCATGCGACTCACCATGGAGGGCCTGGCCCTCACCGGCGCGTGGGTGGACAAGGAGAAGGGGCTGATGGGCACCATCGTGCTGGAGATGGGCTCGTCCTCGCGCCTGTGCTCCGCGCTCACCCCGGGCGAGAGCGTGGTGCTGATGGGTCCCACGGGCGCGCCCACGGAGATTGGCCACAACGAGACGGTGGTGCTCGTGGGCGGCGGCCTGGGCAACGCGGTGCTCTTCTCCATCGCCCGCTCGCTCAAGGCCGCGGGCTGCCGCGTCGTCTACTTCGCCGGCTACCGCCTCAAGTCGGACTCCTTCAAGCAGGACGAAATCGAGGCGGGCACGGACCAGATTGTGTGGTCCGTGGACACCGGGGAGACGATTGAGCCCCGGCGCCCGCAGGACTCCGCCTTCCGAGGCAACGTGGTGCAGGCCATGCTGGCCTACGCCGAGGGCAAGCTCGCCGCGCCCTCGCTCATCCCGCTCTCGGAGGTGGACCGCATCATCGCCATCGGCTCGGACCGGATGATGCGCGCGGTGGCCGAGGCCCGCCACGGCGTGCTCCAGCCGCACCTGAAGCCGGACCACGAGGCCATCGGCTCCATCAACTCGCCGATGCAGTGCATGATGAAGGAGATCTGCGCCCAGTGCCTCCAGCGGCACGTGGACCCGCGCACCGGCAAGGAGACGTGGGTCTTCTCCTGCTACAACCAGGACCAGCGCCTGGACCAGGTCGACTTCGTCAACCTGAACCAGCGGCTGCGCGGCAACACGGTGATGGAGAAGATCGCCGACCTGTACCTGGCGCAGCTGCTCAAGAAGGCCCCGCACCTCAAGCGCGTCTGA
- a CDS encoding SixA phosphatase family protein — translation MRIFLVRHGDADAEIPEGLGDEARWLTAKARANTAAHFASLSERVGPISLILTSSLVRTVQTAQILSMAMKYEGLLQVHKSLLPDMPVGTVDSLIKEHEGENLVLVGHQPTMGALAAHLLGMQSFPKPVNPGTVIALERAEGDTAQYKLLFYAAPGHPVLDVIQ, via the coding sequence TTGAGGATTTTCCTGGTTAGGCACGGCGATGCGGACGCGGAGATCCCCGAGGGTCTCGGCGATGAAGCACGCTGGCTCACGGCGAAGGCGCGAGCGAACACGGCGGCACACTTCGCATCGCTGTCCGAGCGCGTGGGGCCCATCAGCCTCATCCTGACCAGCTCGCTGGTTCGCACGGTGCAGACGGCGCAGATCCTCTCGATGGCGATGAAGTACGAGGGGCTGCTCCAGGTGCACAAGAGCCTGCTGCCGGACATGCCGGTGGGCACGGTGGACTCGCTCATCAAGGAGCACGAGGGCGAGAACCTGGTCCTCGTCGGCCACCAGCCGACCATGGGCGCGCTGGCCGCTCACCTGCTGGGGATGCAGTCGTTCCCCAAGCCCGTCAACCCGGGCACCGTCATCGCCCTGGAGCGCGCCGAGGGTGACACCGCGCAGTACAAGCTCCTGTTCTACGCGGCCCCTGGCCACCCGGTGCTCGACGTCATCCAGTGA